From the Rhodoferax mekongensis genome, one window contains:
- a CDS encoding 2OG-Fe dioxygenase family protein → MTISLQPPLIARPADLGATLFRQGYAVVGASQVAGLSGVPLDTMLGWCDGWNDLPPDNYLKDGGRYRRRRHSCFVIQESGVSQVAHRPHWQPLEYNALHGGMQRHFEPMDRRVTSQAGWQQLLAWLGRVADDLKGQHTWYTEAHQFRIDTTDGIGRPTPEGAHRDGVDLVAVFLVARKGLKGGETRVFEADGPNGQRFTLSEPWSLLLLDDARVIHESTPIQPLENGAYRDTLVLTLRSGGFQE, encoded by the coding sequence ATGACCATTTCCCTCCAGCCCCCTCTGATTGCCCGCCCAGCCGACCTGGGCGCCACGCTGTTCCGTCAGGGCTACGCGGTCGTCGGGGCGTCCCAAGTGGCAGGGCTGTCCGGCGTGCCGTTGGACACCATGTTGGGCTGGTGCGACGGGTGGAATGACCTGCCGCCGGACAACTATTTGAAAGATGGTGGCCGCTACCGCCGCCGTCGCCATTCCTGTTTCGTTATTCAAGAGAGCGGTGTTTCCCAGGTCGCACATCGTCCCCATTGGCAACCGCTGGAGTACAACGCGCTGCACGGTGGCATGCAGCGTCACTTTGAGCCCATGGACAGGCGCGTGACCTCGCAAGCGGGCTGGCAGCAACTCCTGGCGTGGCTGGGCCGGGTGGCCGATGATTTGAAGGGGCAGCACACTTGGTACACCGAGGCGCATCAGTTCCGTATTGATACGACAGACGGTATAGGTCGACCCACGCCGGAGGGCGCCCACCGGGATGGCGTTGACTTGGTGGCGGTTTTTCTGGTGGCACGCAAAGGGCTCAAGGGCGGCGAAACCCGGGTTTTTGAAGCGGACGGGCCCAACGGGCAGCGCTTCACTTTAAGCGAACCGTGGTCCCTGCTACTTTTGGATGATGCGCGGGTTATTCATGAATCCACGCCCATCCAGCCCTTGGAAAACGGAGCCTATCGAGACACTTTGGTGTTGACTTTGCGTTCGGGCGGCTTTCAGGAGTAA
- a CDS encoding hemerythrin domain-containing protein: protein MTETLNAPATLAWSDALVLDMPVMDEVHQEFVALLERVVLAEDDMLMPLWSELITHTQEHFDREDQWMRATGFAAGNCHATQHKVVLQVLREGEARGHGGDLAVVRQMADELGIWFPQHAQSMDASLALHLRSAGYDPATGALAQPDRLPQTEIHGCGGVTCSDTVTA from the coding sequence ATGACCGAAACCCTCAATGCCCCCGCCACCCTTGCCTGGAGCGACGCTCTGGTGCTCGACATGCCCGTGATGGACGAGGTGCACCAGGAGTTTGTGGCCCTGCTGGAGCGCGTGGTGCTGGCGGAGGACGACATGCTCATGCCCCTGTGGTCGGAGTTGATCACCCACACCCAGGAGCATTTCGACCGCGAAGACCAATGGATGCGCGCCACCGGTTTCGCGGCCGGCAACTGCCATGCCACCCAGCACAAAGTGGTGCTACAGGTGCTGCGCGAGGGGGAAGCCCGCGGCCACGGCGGCGACCTGGCTGTGGTGCGGCAGATGGCCGACGAACTGGGCATCTGGTTTCCCCAGCATGCGCAAAGCATGGATGCGTCCCTGGCATTGCACTTGCGTTCGGCAGGTTACGACCCGGCTACCGGAGCGCTCGCCCAACCGGACCGTTTGCCGCAAACGGAGATTCATGGCTGCGGCGGCGTCACCTGCTCGGACACAGTCACCGCCTGA
- a CDS encoding YitT family protein: MPESSPALRHRPSEDLQALLTGTIFVALGVLMFKQVGLLTGGTAGVAFWLHYATGWNFGLIFFAINLPFYALAYQRMGRVFTVKTFMAVALLAVFTNLLPQWMGFEYLHPAATAIIGGLLMGTGMLILFRHKASLGGFNVLVLYLQEKRGWRAGRIQMALDCTIVLLAFGVTDWQHVLWSVLGAITLNQTLATNHRAGRYMAH; the protein is encoded by the coding sequence ATGCCCGAATCCTCTCCTGCCCTGCGCCACCGTCCTTCCGAAGACCTGCAAGCCCTGCTCACTGGCACCATTTTTGTGGCGCTGGGGGTCTTGATGTTCAAGCAGGTGGGCTTGCTAACTGGTGGCACGGCAGGGGTGGCCTTCTGGCTGCACTACGCCACTGGCTGGAATTTCGGGCTGATTTTCTTTGCCATCAACCTGCCGTTTTACGCCCTGGCCTACCAGCGCATGGGGCGGGTATTCACCGTGAAAACCTTCATGGCGGTGGCGCTTCTAGCCGTGTTCACCAACCTGTTGCCGCAATGGATGGGCTTTGAATACCTGCACCCTGCAGCCACCGCCATCATTGGCGGCCTGCTCATGGGCACGGGCATGTTGATCTTGTTCAGGCACAAAGCCAGCCTGGGTGGGTTCAATGTGCTGGTGCTGTACCTGCAAGAAAAGCGCGGCTGGCGTGCCGGGCGCATTCAGATGGCGCTGGACTGCACCATCGTGCTGCTGGCCTTCGGCGTGACCGATTGGCAGCATGTGCTGTGGAGTGTGCTGGGCGCCATCACCCTGAACCAGACTTTGGCGACCAACCACCGTGCCGGCCGCTACATGGCGCACTGA
- a CDS encoding DUF1003 domain-containing protein codes for MPTTNTTPTGSTPVVDQHQLGLLREHRRKHRHKHPPKVTAAPEHFDLPPPTRGQRMADVVARTVGSWRFILIQSGLIVVWITGNVLTGSHAWDPYPFILLNLLLSFQAAYTAPAIMMSQNRQSELDRKHAESDYEVNVKAELEIELLHEKIDLLKDKELLLLTQAVKELSSQLAELRSQNAIPPHAAAHPHITT; via the coding sequence ATGCCCACCACAAACACCACGCCTACTGGCTCAACTCCAGTGGTGGATCAACACCAGCTCGGCCTGCTTCGTGAACACCGGCGCAAACACCGCCACAAGCACCCGCCAAAAGTCACCGCCGCGCCAGAGCACTTTGACCTGCCACCGCCCACCCGCGGGCAGCGCATGGCTGACGTGGTGGCGCGCACCGTGGGGTCGTGGCGTTTCATCCTGATCCAGAGTGGTCTGATCGTGGTGTGGATTACCGGCAATGTACTAACCGGGTCGCACGCCTGGGACCCCTACCCCTTCATCCTGCTGAACCTGCTACTGTCTTTCCAGGCGGCCTACACGGCGCCGGCCATCATGATGAGCCAGAACCGCCAGTCCGAGCTGGACCGCAAACATGCCGAAAGCGACTACGAGGTCAACGTCAAGGCAGAGCTAGAGATTGAGCTGCTGCACGAGAAAATCGATCTGCTCAAAGACAAGGAGCTTTTGCTGCTGACCCAAGCGGTCAAAGAGCTGTCGAGCCAGCTCGCCGAACTGCGCAGCCAAAATGCGATACCACCGCACGCCGCAGCGCATCCACACATTACGACTTAA
- a CDS encoding NADP-dependent oxidoreductase, whose amino-acid sequence MSQALSTLINHQIRLAARPVGMPKASDWSHTAEPVAEPAEGGVTLKTLALSLDPAMRGWMNEGKSYIPPVGIGEVMRAGGVGVVVASKSDKYAVGDYVSAGFGVQEYITLAAADFKRAGLVKIDLRAGSLTQWLNVLGMPGMTGYFGLMDVGMPKAGETVVISGAAGAVGQTVGQVAKIKGCRVVGIAGGPAKCEWVVKELGFDACIDYKAGPGAVRAGLKEHCPGGVDIYFDNVGGEILDDVLARINRKARIIICGAISQYNNTTAVQGPKNYLSLLVNRARMEGIVVFDYADRYHLAVAEMAGYLKDGRMKSKEDVVVGLQTFPETLLKLFNGENFGKLVLEVAQG is encoded by the coding sequence ATGTCCCAAGCCCTGTCTACCCTGATCAACCACCAGATCCGCCTGGCCGCGCGCCCCGTGGGGATGCCCAAAGCCAGCGACTGGAGCCACACCGCCGAGCCGGTAGCTGAGCCCGCTGAGGGCGGCGTAACGCTCAAGACCCTGGCGCTGAGCCTGGACCCCGCCATGCGCGGCTGGATGAACGAAGGCAAGAGCTATATCCCGCCGGTGGGCATTGGCGAAGTCATGCGCGCTGGTGGCGTGGGCGTGGTGGTGGCCAGCAAGAGCGACAAATACGCGGTGGGCGATTACGTGAGCGCAGGCTTTGGCGTGCAGGAATACATCACCCTGGCTGCAGCTGATTTCAAACGCGCGGGCTTGGTCAAGATCGACCTGCGTGCTGGCAGCCTGACCCAGTGGCTCAATGTGCTGGGCATGCCCGGCATGACCGGCTACTTTGGCCTGATGGATGTGGGCATGCCCAAGGCGGGTGAGACTGTGGTCATCTCCGGCGCCGCTGGTGCCGTGGGCCAGACCGTAGGCCAGGTCGCCAAGATCAAGGGCTGCCGCGTGGTCGGCATTGCGGGCGGCCCCGCCAAGTGCGAGTGGGTGGTCAAGGAACTGGGCTTTGATGCTTGCATCGACTACAAGGCCGGTCCCGGCGCGGTGCGTGCGGGACTGAAGGAACATTGCCCCGGCGGCGTCGACATTTACTTCGACAACGTGGGCGGCGAGATCCTGGACGACGTGCTAGCCCGCATCAACCGCAAGGCGCGCATCATTATTTGCGGTGCCATCAGCCAGTACAACAACACAACAGCCGTGCAAGGCCCCAAGAACTACCTGAGCCTGCTGGTGAACCGCGCGCGCATGGAAGGCATTGTGGTGTTCGACTACGCCGACCGCTACCACCTTGCCGTGGCTGAAATGGCCGGCTACCTGAAAGACGGTCGCATGAAGAGCAAGGAGGACGTGGTGGTGGGCCTTCAGACCTTCCCCGAGACGCTGCTCAAGCTCTTCAACGGAGAAAACTTCGGCAAGCTGGTGCTGGAAGTCGCCCAGGGCTGA
- a CDS encoding DUF6671 family protein, with translation MQAIALLTQHSKQSAVEGPLQEAGFSVSTISGFDTDSLGTFTGTVARKGTQVDAAATKAKLAAELSGWRFGLGSEGSFGPDPYTGMIAWGREVLAFWDDTAQRLICAAVQGPETNYRQTTVQDWKDAADFASAIGFPAHGLIVGKPGESVFDKDCKDLTALEVQVQLALQSGPVELETDMRAHRNPTRMRMIRRCAELLSQRLRSNCPDCASYGFGEESPIAGAPCESCGLPTHAIMAKNIRCDACGHSQRVDLVQSVPASRCNYCNP, from the coding sequence ATGCAAGCCATCGCACTCCTGACGCAACACAGCAAACAAAGCGCCGTAGAAGGCCCGCTTCAAGAAGCGGGTTTTTCTGTGTCCACGATTAGCGGTTTTGACACCGACAGTCTGGGCACCTTCACCGGCACCGTGGCTCGCAAAGGCACCCAGGTGGATGCAGCAGCCACCAAGGCCAAACTGGCTGCTGAACTCAGTGGATGGCGATTCGGGCTGGGCAGTGAGGGCAGCTTTGGCCCGGACCCCTATACCGGGATGATTGCTTGGGGGCGTGAAGTGCTTGCTTTTTGGGATGACACCGCCCAGCGCCTGATCTGTGCTGCGGTACAAGGCCCTGAAACCAATTACCGACAGACCACCGTGCAGGACTGGAAGGACGCCGCCGATTTTGCGAGCGCTATCGGCTTTCCAGCCCATGGCCTGATCGTCGGGAAACCGGGGGAGTCGGTTTTCGACAAGGACTGCAAGGACTTGACCGCCTTGGAAGTTCAAGTGCAACTGGCTTTACAGAGCGGGCCGGTTGAGCTGGAGACTGATATGCGAGCGCACCGGAACCCCACCCGGATGCGCATGATCCGTCGGTGCGCAGAACTGCTATCGCAACGCCTTCGCAGCAACTGCCCTGATTGTGCAAGCTACGGCTTTGGCGAAGAGTCGCCCATAGCTGGAGCGCCCTGTGAATCCTGTGGGTTGCCGACCCACGCGATCATGGCCAAAAACATTCGCTGTGATGCGTGCGGCCATTCACAACGTGTGGATTTGGTGCAAAGCGTGCCCGCCTCACGATGCAACTACTGCAACCCCTAG
- a CDS encoding pilus assembly FimT family protein — MTSNKVANRGFTLIELVMVIAILGVLAAVAVPRFINLGTDARVATLNGLLGAVRTTMETVKVTAALRGSATSANPALNFLDMQGSTIRLWNGYPDRWWDGIGMTLQGAPAIAGGGYLSTAPIVFNKFTFYGYSNSTIPNGDAGWVLTDAPTPANCSLAYNYNGSGEPQLILRTTGC; from the coding sequence ATGACAAGCAACAAAGTGGCAAACCGCGGGTTCACGCTCATCGAATTGGTGATGGTCATCGCCATCCTCGGTGTGCTGGCGGCTGTAGCGGTGCCCAGGTTCATCAACCTCGGCACCGATGCGCGTGTGGCCACGCTCAATGGATTGTTGGGTGCTGTCAGAACCACGATGGAAACCGTCAAAGTGACCGCTGCGCTACGCGGCAGCGCCACCAGTGCCAACCCAGCGTTGAACTTTCTGGACATGCAAGGAAGCACCATACGCCTCTGGAATGGCTACCCCGACCGGTGGTGGGACGGCATTGGCATGACGCTGCAAGGCGCACCAGCCATAGCTGGTGGGGGCTACCTTTCCACCGCACCGATTGTGTTCAACAAGTTCACGTTTTACGGTTACAGCAACAGCACCATCCCGAATGGCGATGCCGGTTGGGTACTGACCGACGCCCCTACCCCCGCCAACTGTTCCTTGGCCTACAACTACAACGGCAGCGGCGAGCCACAGCTCATTTTGCGCACCACGGGCTGCTGA
- a CDS encoding serine hydrolase domain-containing protein, which produces MTLSPGFHAPALRNLEQVLQAEVDKGRLPGAVALVARHGQIVLHSAIGQQNPAGGTPMAVDSIFRIYSMTKPLVSVAIMQLLERGQLLLSDPVGQHLSEFADVRVAEDESGRQTRPPARPPTVQDLLRHTSGLTYEILGDDPIQQRYAQAGLGTRMLSNTGFSQALSAIPYRYEPGSIWQYSRATDLLGALLERVTGMALGDYLQAHILGPLGMVDTAFVVLPDKQHRIAEPFAHDPDGGVPMPLMDLRKTTPMQAGGAGLGSTAADYARFLQCMLNGGTLNGARILSPASVRLMTSDHLGDIPVNRSGRAAELLPPGHGFGLGFAVRLEEGLGTQLGSKGMYYWSGISGTVFFVDPAKDLFAILLTQAPNQRSWYRPLFRNLVYAALND; this is translated from the coding sequence ATGACTCTCTCCCCGGGTTTTCATGCGCCTGCCCTGCGGAACCTTGAGCAAGTGCTGCAAGCGGAAGTGGACAAAGGGCGCTTACCCGGTGCAGTAGCCTTGGTTGCGCGCCATGGCCAGATCGTGTTGCACTCAGCCATCGGGCAGCAGAACCCGGCGGGCGGCACGCCTATGGCCGTGGACAGCATCTTTCGCATCTACTCCATGACCAAGCCACTGGTGTCGGTGGCGATCATGCAATTGCTGGAGCGCGGCCAACTGTTACTGAGTGACCCGGTAGGCCAGCACTTGAGCGAGTTTGCCGATGTGCGGGTGGCGGAGGATGAATCGGGCCGGCAGACGCGGCCCCCGGCCCGGCCGCCCACGGTGCAAGACCTGTTGCGCCACACCTCCGGCCTGACCTACGAGATTCTGGGCGACGACCCTATCCAGCAGCGCTACGCCCAAGCCGGCTTGGGCACCCGCATGCTGAGCAACACCGGTTTTTCGCAGGCCTTGTCCGCGATTCCTTACCGTTATGAGCCGGGCAGCATCTGGCAATACAGCCGCGCGACAGACCTGCTTGGTGCCCTGTTGGAACGCGTGACCGGCATGGCCTTGGGGGACTATCTGCAAGCGCACATCCTCGGGCCCTTGGGCATGGTGGATACCGCATTTGTGGTTCTCCCCGACAAACAACATCGCATTGCCGAGCCCTTCGCCCATGACCCGGACGGTGGCGTACCCATGCCCCTGATGGACTTGCGCAAAACCACCCCCATGCAAGCGGGCGGCGCAGGTTTGGGCTCCACGGCAGCCGATTACGCACGCTTTTTGCAGTGCATGTTGAATGGCGGCACCTTGAACGGTGCGCGCATTCTCAGTCCTGCCTCGGTACGGCTGATGACCTCTGACCATCTGGGCGACATTCCGGTCAATCGCAGTGGTCGAGCGGCAGAACTGCTTCCCCCGGGACATGGCTTCGGCTTGGGGTTTGCGGTGCGCCTCGAGGAGGGGTTGGGTACCCAGCTGGGCAGCAAGGGCATGTACTACTGGAGCGGTATCTCCGGCACCGTGTTTTTTGTGGACCCGGCGAAGGATTTGTTTGCCATTCTGCTCACCCAGGCTCCCAATCAACGCAGCTGGTACCGCCCCTTGTTCCGCAATTTGGTGTACGCCGCGCTGAACGATTGA
- a CDS encoding methionine synthase, with product MFETAIAGSLPKPSWLSETEKLWPQWKLAGPELQQAKADATLLWIKAQEDAGLDVVGDGEQSRQHFVHGFLEQVDGIDFENKVKMGIRNNRYDAMVPQVVAALRLKGRVHAFEAQLARAHTKKKLKFTLPGPLTIVDTVADRFYGDRKTMAFAFAELLNQEARALQADGVDIIQFDEPAFNVYMQDAADWGVQALEVAAKGLTCTTAVHICYGYGIKANTDWKETLGGEWRQYAQVFPALAASSIQQVSLECYHSHVPPDLMALLKDKDVMVGVIDVASDVIETPEQVADTIGIALQHVPRNRIFPCTNCGLAPMSREVATRKLEALAKGAALARERYGAGA from the coding sequence ATGTTCGAAACCGCTATCGCCGGCAGCTTGCCCAAGCCCTCATGGCTGTCAGAGACCGAAAAACTCTGGCCGCAATGGAAGCTGGCCGGCCCAGAGCTGCAGCAAGCCAAGGCGGATGCCACCCTGTTGTGGATCAAAGCGCAGGAAGATGCAGGCTTGGATGTGGTGGGCGATGGAGAGCAAAGCCGGCAGCATTTTGTACACGGTTTTCTGGAGCAGGTTGACGGCATCGACTTTGAAAACAAAGTCAAGATGGGCATCCGCAACAACCGGTATGACGCCATGGTGCCTCAGGTTGTTGCCGCATTAAGGCTCAAAGGCCGCGTGCATGCCTTTGAAGCGCAACTCGCAAGAGCCCACACCAAAAAGAAACTCAAGTTCACCTTGCCCGGACCTCTGACGATTGTGGACACCGTGGCCGACCGTTTTTATGGCGACCGCAAGACCATGGCGTTTGCGTTTGCAGAGTTGCTGAATCAGGAAGCGCGGGCCCTGCAGGCTGATGGGGTGGACATCATTCAATTCGATGAGCCGGCTTTCAATGTGTACATGCAAGATGCGGCGGACTGGGGTGTCCAAGCACTGGAAGTCGCCGCCAAAGGGCTTACTTGCACCACCGCCGTGCATATTTGTTATGGCTACGGCATCAAGGCCAATACCGACTGGAAAGAGACGCTGGGGGGCGAATGGCGGCAATACGCGCAGGTGTTTCCGGCACTGGCGGCCAGCAGCATCCAGCAGGTGAGCCTGGAGTGCTACCACTCGCATGTACCGCCGGACTTGATGGCACTGCTCAAGGACAAAGACGTCATGGTCGGTGTGATCGACGTGGCCAGTGACGTGATTGAAACGCCTGAGCAAGTGGCGGACACCATCGGCATCGCTTTGCAACACGTGCCACGCAATCGCATCTTCCCCTGTACCAACTGTGGCTTGGCGCCCATGAGTCGTGAGGTCGCCACCCGTAAGCTCGAAGCCTTGGCCAAAGGCGCGGCCCTCGCACGCGAGCGCTACGGGGCCGGTGCATGA
- a CDS encoding amino acid ABC transporter substrate-binding protein, protein MSMKKLKTLAAVVAALGAVVAAPAHAGKTLDAVKARGQVVCGVNTGLAGFGAADSNGKWTGLDVDVCRAVAAAVLGDGEKVKYVPLNAQARFTALQSGEIDVLSRNTTFTLTRDASLGLSQTAVTYYDGQGFMVPVKSKLKSAKQLKGQTVCVQSGTTTEKNLTDYSKANGLNIKPIVFEKLEAAEGAYFSGRCVAYTTDASGLASTRNKVAKNPADHIILPELISKEPLGPMVRRGDDEWTAIVKWTVYGLLEAEENGVTQANVDDLKANTKDPVVGRLLGTTEDTGKLLGLDKEWLARAIKTTGNYGEIFERNVGPKSPLQLPRGLNNLWSKGGVQYAPPVR, encoded by the coding sequence ATGAGCATGAAGAAACTGAAAACACTGGCAGCCGTGGTTGCCGCTTTGGGTGCTGTCGTTGCAGCGCCCGCCCACGCTGGCAAAACATTGGACGCCGTCAAGGCCCGTGGCCAAGTGGTTTGCGGTGTGAACACAGGTTTGGCAGGTTTCGGTGCTGCTGATTCCAACGGCAAATGGACGGGTCTGGATGTGGACGTCTGCCGCGCTGTGGCTGCTGCAGTGCTGGGCGATGGCGAAAAGGTGAAGTACGTTCCCCTGAACGCACAAGCCCGTTTCACCGCTCTGCAATCCGGCGAAATCGACGTGCTGTCCCGCAACACCACTTTCACACTGACCCGTGACGCCTCTTTGGGCCTGTCCCAAACCGCCGTGACTTACTACGACGGCCAAGGCTTCATGGTTCCCGTGAAGAGCAAGCTCAAGAGCGCCAAACAGCTCAAAGGCCAGACCGTGTGCGTGCAATCCGGCACCACCACCGAAAAGAACCTGACCGACTACTCCAAAGCCAACGGCCTGAACATCAAGCCCATCGTGTTTGAAAAACTCGAAGCAGCTGAAGGCGCTTACTTCTCCGGCCGTTGCGTGGCTTACACCACTGACGCTTCCGGCTTGGCTTCTACCCGTAACAAGGTTGCCAAGAACCCCGCTGACCACATCATTCTTCCTGAGCTGATTTCCAAAGAGCCTTTGGGCCCCATGGTTCGCCGCGGTGACGACGAGTGGACTGCGATCGTGAAGTGGACGGTGTACGGTCTGCTCGAAGCTGAAGAAAACGGCGTTACCCAAGCCAACGTGGATGACCTCAAAGCCAACACCAAAGACCCCGTTGTCGGCCGCTTGCTTGGTACCACGGAAGACACCGGCAAGCTGCTGGGCTTGGACAAGGAATGGCTGGCACGCGCGATCAAGACCACCGGCAACTACGGTGAAATCTTCGAACGCAACGTGGGTCCCAAGTCTCCCCTGCAATTGCCACGTGGCTTGAACAACCTGTGGAGCAAGGGCGGCGTGCAATACGCTCCCCCAGTCCGTTAA
- a CDS encoding amino acid ABC transporter permease, whose protein sequence is MSTPSSPPKKSWSWRSQAFRGLLYQIIAIVVVLLAVLYLAHNTTTNMKLRGIQSGFDFLTGPAGFDIGESFFAFDSGESYWRAYLVGFVNTLRVAVVGIVLTTLLGTLIGVGRFSRNALIRGLCSAYVEFFRNIPVLLQLLMWYLMFTEVLPASNEPLVFGPFFLSKGGLNFPIPEWATGHVWGAWGLLAGVIGAVLYRSYAKKSFEQTGRVKSMFWAPLAIVLGAGILGWLLGGAPTALNMPVQGEFAIENGGALTPEYLSVLLGLTIYTAAFVSEVVRGGIQSVALGQSEAAAALGLSRGQTMRLVMLPQALRVIIPPVTNQYLNLTKNSSLAVAIGYPDVVSIANTAINQTGRAVECIAIIMLVYLSTSLFTSITMNWYNTRSAIKER, encoded by the coding sequence ATGTCCACACCCTCCTCCCCTCCCAAAAAGTCCTGGTCCTGGCGCAGTCAGGCATTCCGTGGACTCCTGTACCAGATCATTGCCATCGTGGTGGTCTTGTTGGCAGTGCTCTATCTGGCACACAACACCACCACCAACATGAAGTTGCGTGGCATCCAAAGTGGTTTTGATTTCCTGACGGGTCCTGCCGGCTTCGACATCGGTGAAAGCTTCTTTGCTTTTGATTCCGGCGAGTCCTACTGGCGCGCCTACCTGGTGGGCTTTGTGAACACGCTACGGGTAGCGGTTGTCGGCATCGTGCTGACCACTTTGCTGGGCACCTTGATCGGCGTAGGCCGTTTTTCGCGCAATGCCCTGATCCGCGGTCTGTGTTCGGCGTATGTCGAGTTTTTCCGCAACATCCCCGTTCTGCTGCAATTGCTGATGTGGTACCTGATGTTCACGGAAGTGCTGCCTGCATCCAATGAGCCTTTGGTATTCGGCCCCTTCTTCCTGAGCAAGGGCGGTCTGAACTTCCCTATCCCAGAGTGGGCTACAGGCCATGTTTGGGGTGCTTGGGGATTGTTGGCGGGTGTGATTGGTGCTGTTTTGTACCGCTCGTATGCCAAAAAATCGTTTGAGCAAACCGGTCGTGTAAAGAGCATGTTCTGGGCGCCTCTGGCCATTGTGCTGGGGGCGGGCATTCTGGGTTGGTTGCTGGGTGGTGCACCCACCGCACTCAACATGCCGGTGCAGGGCGAGTTCGCCATTGAGAACGGCGGAGCCTTGACGCCCGAATACCTCTCTGTATTGCTGGGTTTGACGATTTACACCGCAGCCTTCGTGTCCGAAGTGGTTCGAGGCGGTATCCAATCCGTAGCACTGGGCCAATCCGAGGCAGCAGCAGCTCTCGGCTTGAGCCGTGGGCAAACCATGCGCCTGGTGATGTTGCCGCAAGCCCTGCGCGTGATCATTCCCCCAGTGACCAACCAGTACCTGAACCTGACCAAAAACTCTTCTTTGGCAGTGGCCATCGGTTACCCGGATGTGGTGTCGATTGCCAACACAGCCATCAACCAGACGGGCCGCGCCGTGGAGTGCATTGCCATCATCATGCTGGTGTACCTGAGCACCTCGCTGTTCACATCGATCACGATGAATTGGTACAACACCCGCTCTGCCATCAAAGAACGCTAA
- a CDS encoding amino acid ABC transporter permease has protein sequence MSATTFKPIEARPAPVKTDGLVAWIRFNLFGDWKTTLGTLIIGAFLLAILPRFLNWALVQAVWVPNFEACHVEGAGACWGVIVEKFRIIIFGRFPFEEQWRPLIATLLLCSLLVASCMRMFWKAWLGLAWVVVLGSFFLLMSGGVFGMSKVDTDRWGGLPLTLLLSSLSMAMAFPLALLIALGRRSNLPAIKSLCTIYVELIRGVPLISVLFMASFMFPLLMPQGFNIDVLVRVLAGITLFAAAYMAEVIRGGLQAVPKGQIEAAATLGLSYWQTQRKIVLPQALSMVVPGIMNNFISTFKDTSLVTIVSLYELTGSMSLALNSDADWRPYKIEGYLFIALIYFGFCFSMSRYSLWIEKQVNKSKLR, from the coding sequence ATGAGCGCAACTACATTCAAACCCATCGAAGCGCGCCCGGCACCGGTCAAGACCGACGGCTTGGTAGCGTGGATTCGCTTCAATCTGTTCGGCGACTGGAAGACCACGCTGGGCACGCTGATCATCGGGGCCTTCCTGCTGGCTATCCTTCCGCGCTTCCTGAACTGGGCACTGGTTCAGGCGGTGTGGGTGCCCAACTTCGAGGCCTGCCACGTCGAAGGCGCTGGTGCCTGCTGGGGTGTGATCGTGGAGAAATTCCGCATCATCATCTTCGGCCGTTTCCCCTTTGAAGAGCAATGGCGCCCGCTGATCGCCACTTTGTTGCTGTGCAGCCTGCTGGTGGCAAGCTGCATGCGCATGTTCTGGAAAGCATGGCTGGGCCTGGCCTGGGTCGTGGTCCTGGGCAGCTTCTTCCTACTGATGTCCGGCGGTGTGTTCGGCATGAGCAAGGTCGATACAGACCGCTGGGGTGGCCTGCCCTTGACGCTGTTGCTATCTTCCTTGTCCATGGCCATGGCCTTCCCTCTGGCTTTGTTGATAGCCTTGGGCCGCCGCTCCAACCTGCCTGCCATCAAGAGCCTGTGCACCATCTATGTGGAACTGATCCGTGGCGTGCCGCTGATCTCCGTGCTGTTCATGGCATCCTTCATGTTCCCGCTGCTGATGCCCCAGGGCTTCAATATCGACGTGCTGGTTCGCGTGCTGGCGGGTATCACCCTGTTTGCAGCGGCCTACATGGCCGAGGTGATTCGCGGCGGCTTGCAGGCGGTGCCCAAAGGGCAAATTGAAGCTGCCGCCACGCTGGGCCTGTCGTACTGGCAGACACAACGCAAGATCGTGTTGCCGCAAGCCCTGTCCATGGTGGTCCCCGGCATCATGAACAACTTCATCTCGACCTTCAAGGACACCTCGCTGGTGACCATTGTGAGTTTGTATGAGCTCACCGGTTCCATGAGCCTGGCCCTGAACTCGGATGCCGACTGGCGCCCCTACAAGATCGAAGGCTACCTCTTCATCGCCCTGATTTACTTCGGATTTTGCTTCTCCATGTCGCGCTACAGCCTCTGGATCGAAAAGCAAGTCAACAAGAGCAAACTCCGCTAA